The Lonchura striata isolate bLonStr1 chromosome 7, bLonStr1.mat, whole genome shotgun sequence genome window below encodes:
- the C7H10orf105 gene encoding uncharacterized protein C10orf105 homolog, translating to MSTEDSGNGTSPTPPLLLEPVPPSATSPEVTDWLLIIVGLVCIFLVLATLLTFVTLCKVAAPGRSLSGPRECLPHHPVDASQPQLRLWKRLGSLRCSISSFRRSQLLSQGPLACPRGFSASQDWDIMESTKM from the coding sequence ATGAGCACAGAGGACTCTGGCAATGGGACCTCCCCGACCCCACCTCTCCTTCTGGAGCCAGtgccacccagtgccacatcccctGAGGTGACAGACTGGCTGCTCATCATCGTTGGGCTGGTCTGCATCTTCCTGGTCCTGGCCACCCTCCTCACCTTCGTCACCCTCTGCAAGGTGGCGGCGCCGGGCCGGTCCCTCTCCGGCCCCCGGGAGTGCCTGCCCCACCACCCCGTGGAtgccagccagccccagctgaggctCTGGAAGCGCCTGGGCTCCCTGAGGTGCTCCATCAGCAGCTTCAGGAGGAGCCAGCTGCTGTCTCAGGGCCCGCTGGCCTGTCCCAGAGGCTTCTCCGCCAGCCAGGACTGGGACATCATGGAGTCCACCAAAATGTGA